A region of Maridesulfovibrio sp. DNA encodes the following proteins:
- a CDS encoding TolC family protein, which produces MKKIKLLILSMALSLLFGAFGTAFAQSEMSPINPQQGDGNPYIKAILSDLLSTHDRIKAAEARVEAAEHLVSQSWSGWTPSIDASIEGGREEIDKPGGGTNKGRNEERIKATQLLYDFGGVNSDIDSKKALLNEYKAVLEQTRQELLIQGVEAYLGLIRARETLKYAIQSEESMKRLSGMEETLVKRGAGLSYKELQIKAQLAGATSYRVTVERSLQTARNRFKAVFGYPVTREEIDKMVPVSMPASYMPASLDDAITQAQAQNAMLLQLKFTKERISHDVGVQEASLYPKLEFVLEGKRREQDQGATGVRLENKATFQVSYTGFSGIYEYEGMQAAKSTEREVRKMTLDVRRTVEENVRNAWLELMTLRKNAELYRTQANITAEFLELIKKKRATGEQVELLDILVGERDYSTATSASVTADIDNIIFAYRLLYEMGMMNIDVFK; this is translated from the coding sequence GTGAAAAAAATAAAACTTTTAATACTCAGCATGGCTTTATCCTTGTTGTTTGGGGCTTTCGGCACTGCATTTGCCCAGTCGGAAATGTCGCCGATTAATCCGCAACAGGGTGATGGTAATCCGTATATTAAGGCCATTCTTAGCGACCTGCTTTCAACCCATGACCGTATCAAAGCAGCTGAAGCCCGTGTAGAAGCCGCTGAACACCTTGTCTCCCAGAGCTGGTCCGGCTGGACTCCTTCCATTGATGCTTCGATTGAAGGTGGACGAGAAGAGATCGACAAGCCAGGAGGCGGAACCAACAAAGGGCGCAACGAAGAACGGATTAAGGCAACACAGCTCCTGTATGATTTCGGCGGCGTAAATAGCGATATCGACAGCAAAAAAGCTCTGCTTAATGAGTATAAGGCCGTACTTGAACAGACTCGTCAGGAACTGTTGATTCAGGGTGTTGAGGCTTACCTCGGGCTTATCCGGGCAAGGGAAACCCTGAAATATGCCATCCAGTCTGAAGAAAGTATGAAACGTCTTTCCGGCATGGAGGAGACTCTGGTCAAGCGTGGAGCGGGGCTTTCCTATAAAGAGCTCCAGATCAAAGCCCAGCTTGCCGGGGCAACTTCATACCGGGTTACAGTCGAACGCTCTTTGCAGACTGCCCGAAACCGCTTTAAGGCCGTGTTCGGTTATCCGGTGACACGGGAAGAAATCGATAAGATGGTTCCGGTTTCCATGCCTGCTTCTTACATGCCCGCATCCCTTGATGATGCAATTACTCAGGCTCAGGCCCAGAACGCCATGCTCCTGCAGCTCAAGTTCACCAAGGAAAGAATTTCCCATGATGTCGGTGTTCAGGAAGCAAGTCTTTATCCCAAATTGGAGTTTGTGCTTGAAGGTAAGCGCAGGGAGCAGGATCAGGGTGCTACCGGTGTGAGATTGGAGAATAAGGCTACATTTCAGGTCAGCTATACCGGGTTTTCCGGTATTTATGAATACGAGGGTATGCAGGCTGCAAAGTCGACCGAGCGCGAGGTCCGCAAGATGACCTTGGATGTGCGGCGTACTGTTGAAGAAAATGTCCGTAATGCATGGCTTGAGCTTATGACCCTGCGCAAGAATGCAGAGCTCTACAGGACTCAGGCTAACATTACTGCGGAATTCCTTGAATTGATCAAGAAAAAGAGGGCTACCGGTGAACAGGTTGAGCTGCTTGATATTCTTGTTGGTGAAAGGGATTACTCAACTGCTACCAGTGCCAGCGTCACTGCCGACATTGATAACATCATTTTTGCTTACAGGCTTTTGTATGAAATGGGCATGATGAATATTGACGTTTTTAAATAA
- a CDS encoding ATP-binding cassette domain-containing protein, producing the protein MKELLRRLALHPFLAFEICLASFFINILSLASPIFVIQVLNRYVGYGFDGTLITLTSGMFIAGVLNHAFTLVRVRLASAVNVGPDRVLSETVLGCLARAKMTTLGRIPAARIHELMGGIQVVQSGYDASVICSVLDMPFFLLFVGATFFISPALALITVLAIFCSILAGWLNMRRGKRMTDVMRNESVVHRGNLANAISGADTVRAFGGHGFLTGIFQTQMGKLQQIKRDMVQSGTRGQAVLQSISMFLRVMVYAVGAREVVAGSMSTGGLIGASILSGKALAVSASFMKSRVMISQAGQMMQSLQEFVRQPLESETGTELKGYRGDIEFKDLGFAYPGSTGPLFEGLDVRIEPGNIVIITGHNGAGKTSLVRLLLGLIDPGRGQILAGGVDIRQLSAPWWRRQIMYLPQEPTFLNATIRENICLNNPGMDEDRLKRVVEISGLKKYLDTSAQGLDAQIVNGGAELAVGIRRRLALARALSVQGAVAVLDEPAEGFDIEGLRAMDMIIQSMAKVKKTLIIVSQDMRLMQRADIIIDLSRKPRPKVIFPKANAPDGETAPSQSGGVQ; encoded by the coding sequence ATGAAAGAGTTGCTGAGAAGATTGGCATTACATCCTTTTCTGGCTTTTGAAATTTGTCTCGCCTCTTTTTTTATCAATATTCTGTCTCTGGCTTCACCTATCTTTGTCATTCAGGTCCTGAACCGTTATGTGGGTTACGGCTTTGACGGTACTTTGATTACCCTGACCTCCGGGATGTTCATCGCCGGAGTATTGAACCATGCATTTACCCTTGTACGGGTACGGCTGGCTTCCGCTGTGAATGTAGGGCCGGACAGAGTCCTGTCTGAAACCGTGCTCGGTTGCCTTGCCCGTGCGAAAATGACGACTCTGGGACGAATTCCGGCAGCGCGCATCCATGAATTGATGGGCGGAATACAGGTGGTGCAGTCCGGATATGATGCTTCGGTTATCTGTTCCGTGCTGGATATGCCTTTTTTCCTTCTCTTTGTTGGCGCGACTTTTTTCATCAGCCCTGCGCTGGCCCTGATCACTGTTTTGGCTATTTTTTGTTCCATACTTGCCGGTTGGTTGAACATGAGGCGCGGTAAACGCATGACGGATGTCATGCGCAACGAATCGGTGGTTCATCGCGGTAACCTTGCCAACGCAATCAGCGGTGCGGATACAGTGCGCGCTTTCGGTGGGCATGGATTCCTGACCGGAATATTCCAGACCCAGATGGGCAAGCTGCAGCAGATCAAGCGGGACATGGTTCAGAGCGGCACCCGTGGCCAGGCTGTTCTGCAAAGCATTTCCATGTTTTTGCGGGTGATGGTTTATGCTGTCGGCGCACGTGAGGTGGTCGCCGGATCAATGAGTACGGGGGGGCTGATCGGTGCTTCCATTCTTTCGGGCAAGGCCCTTGCTGTCTCCGCCTCCTTCATGAAGTCACGGGTCATGATCTCTCAGGCCGGACAGATGATGCAGTCTTTGCAGGAGTTTGTACGCCAGCCTCTTGAGTCGGAAACCGGAACCGAACTGAAAGGGTACAGGGGCGACATTGAATTCAAGGATCTGGGTTTTGCTTATCCCGGTTCCACCGGCCCCCTTTTTGAGGGGCTTGATGTGCGTATTGAACCGGGGAACATCGTGATAATTACCGGACATAACGGAGCCGGAAAAACATCCCTCGTGCGGCTTTTACTGGGACTTATTGATCCCGGAAGGGGGCAGATTCTGGCCGGGGGGGTAGATATTCGCCAGCTTTCAGCCCCATGGTGGCGTAGGCAGATCATGTATCTCCCGCAGGAGCCGACTTTTCTTAATGCCACCATCAGGGAGAATATCTGCTTGAACAATCCGGGGATGGATGAGGACCGTCTGAAACGCGTGGTGGAAATATCCGGACTGAAGAAATATCTTGATACCAGTGCTCAGGGGTTGGATGCGCAGATAGTTAATGGAGGCGCAGAACTGGCTGTGGGGATCAGGCGAAGGCTGGCCCTCGCCCGTGCGCTTTCTGTTCAGGGCGCGGTGGCTGTGCTGGATGAGCCTGCCGAGGGGTTTGATATTGAAGGCTTGCGGGCTATGGATATGATTATTCAGAGTATGGCCAAAGTCAAAAAGACCCTGATTATTGTTTCACAGGATATGCGACTAATGCAGCGGGCAGATATAATTATTGATCTGAGCCGGAAACCGAGACCTAAGGTTATTTTTCCCAAGGCGAATGCCCCGGACGGGGAAACGGCCCCCTCACAAAGCGGAGGTGTGCAATGA
- a CDS encoding HlyD family type I secretion periplasmic adaptor subunit, translated as MNSMKDETFGEVNAASHFFLFLCIAMCLGFFGWAWFFQLDIVSQAQGEVIPSSRVKPVQHLEGGIIRKINVREGEKVSKGQELIVLEATASDSTVEELDVRVTSLRVNIARLDAEDKGLEEPDYPKDIYEKFPSLIERSLKLFQSRKDRLESDLISEREKIKQREQDIKQITSRQRNSYNSLKLLREQIEISAGLLADGLTSRYKHLGFLKEESKLKSSIEEDSAKLGKARSALAQAKADIGEIKNSYLASVREELQENRREFDELSQRQRKFEDNLKRTIIRSPVDGVIKTLYVVSIGEVVRPGMTIMDVVPAGDKLVIEARLPISDIGYVKNGQKAVVKLASSDSSRFGNIDGKVSNISPDADSTSRGVTYYRVRIETDKDYFEHDGNYYKLFPGIRVIAGIHIGTRSVMEYLLEPFMGSLSYAMRER; from the coding sequence ATGAACTCCATGAAGGATGAAACTTTTGGTGAAGTGAATGCTGCCAGCCATTTTTTTCTTTTTCTTTGCATTGCCATGTGTCTTGGTTTTTTCGGCTGGGCATGGTTTTTTCAGCTGGATATAGTCAGTCAGGCTCAGGGAGAGGTTATCCCAAGTTCAAGGGTTAAGCCCGTGCAGCATCTTGAAGGCGGGATAATCAGGAAGATCAATGTCCGCGAAGGTGAGAAAGTAAGCAAGGGGCAGGAGCTGATAGTTCTTGAGGCCACTGCAAGCGATTCCACTGTGGAGGAGCTGGATGTCAGGGTGACTTCACTGCGGGTGAACATTGCCCGGTTGGATGCCGAAGATAAAGGACTTGAAGAGCCGGATTATCCCAAAGATATTTATGAAAAATTTCCATCACTAATTGAGCGTTCCCTTAAACTGTTCCAGAGCCGCAAGGACCGTCTTGAGAGTGATCTGATTTCAGAGCGGGAAAAGATCAAGCAGCGCGAACAGGATATCAAACAGATTACTTCACGTCAGCGCAATTCCTATAACAGTCTGAAGCTGCTGCGGGAGCAGATTGAGATCAGTGCCGGCCTTCTGGCGGACGGGTTGACCTCCCGCTATAAGCATCTTGGTTTTTTAAAGGAAGAATCCAAACTCAAAAGTTCTATTGAAGAGGATTCTGCAAAATTGGGCAAGGCCCGCTCCGCACTGGCTCAGGCCAAGGCAGATATCGGTGAGATCAAGAATTCTTATCTGGCCTCTGTGCGTGAGGAATTGCAGGAAAACCGCAGGGAATTCGACGAGCTTTCGCAACGCCAGCGCAAGTTTGAGGACAACTTGAAACGGACCATTATCCGCTCTCCTGTGGACGGGGTCATCAAGACCCTATACGTAGTCAGTATAGGTGAAGTCGTGCGTCCCGGCATGACCATTATGGATGTTGTTCCGGCGGGTGATAAGCTGGTAATTGAGGCCAGACTGCCAATCAGCGATATCGGTTATGTGAAGAATGGACAGAAAGCGGTGGTTAAACTGGCTTCCAGCGATTCTTCCCGTTTTGGGAATATTGACGGCAAGGTGTCTAATATCAGTCCTGATGCGGATTCTACGTCCCGAGGGGTGACCTATTACCGCGTGCGCATTGAGACGGATAAGGATTACTTCGAGCACGATGGAAATTACTATAAGCTTTTTCCCGGTATCCGCGTGATTGCCGGAATCCATATCGGAACCCGTTCGGTGATGGAATATCTTCTTGAGCCGTTCATGGGGTCCTTGAGCTACGCTATGAGGGAACGATGA
- a CDS encoding tetratricopeptide repeat-containing glycosyltransferase family protein, with protein MSSKKNPARSENNQPDWIGSVPPRVKEVFLAAVRAHSSGNLAEAVTNYSLALGLRPEDPVLLTNLGVALRAQDKFKAAEACYRRALAVKPDNPGALSNLGNVLRRLGKLKEAVGCHRRAIELDRKFIDAYYNLGLVLQDLGKLDEAIRLYNYCLKFKPDDDRVSWDKSLALLSKGDFINGFELYEYRWKHEQLKARHFRQPLWDGSSLNGKRIFVYAEQGFGDTLHFCRYIPLLAKAGGRVVFECQTELISLLEGLDGVEEIVRDRERLPDFDFQVPLLSLPRIMKHDTKSIPCECPYIIPPAQAGFPVHVPQGTKLKVGIAWAGKPTHKNDHNRSVSIENFLPFAWLPGVTLYSLQKGPESAQRDEAGCGMLVRDLGNGCDDFADTAKVMGQLDLIITVDTSVAHLAGALNLPVWVALPYNPDWRWMLKRNDSPWYPSMTLFRQKKPGDWDPVFKKMLNSLKFRIES; from the coding sequence ATGAGCAGTAAAAAAAATCCTGCACGTTCGGAGAATAATCAGCCGGATTGGATTGGCAGTGTTCCTCCGCGGGTGAAGGAAGTTTTTCTTGCTGCTGTCAGGGCGCATTCTTCAGGTAATCTTGCCGAGGCGGTAACCAATTATTCTCTGGCCTTAGGGCTGCGACCGGAAGATCCTGTGCTGCTGACCAATCTCGGGGTGGCGCTGCGAGCTCAGGATAAATTCAAGGCGGCAGAAGCTTGTTACCGACGGGCTCTCGCTGTCAAACCTGACAATCCCGGTGCGCTTAGTAATCTCGGCAATGTGCTGCGCAGGCTGGGAAAGCTGAAAGAAGCCGTTGGCTGTCATCGCCGGGCAATTGAACTGGACCGCAAATTTATTGATGCCTACTACAATCTTGGTCTGGTATTGCAAGATCTTGGTAAGCTTGATGAAGCAATTCGCCTTTATAATTATTGCCTGAAATTCAAACCGGACGATGACCGAGTCAGTTGGGACAAGTCTCTGGCCTTGCTGTCCAAGGGTGATTTTATCAACGGTTTTGAATTGTATGAATACCGTTGGAAACATGAGCAGCTCAAGGCCCGTCATTTTCGTCAGCCCCTGTGGGATGGTTCCTCCCTGAACGGGAAAAGAATTTTTGTTTATGCCGAACAAGGATTTGGGGATACCCTGCATTTTTGCCGCTACATACCCCTTTTAGCCAAAGCCGGGGGAAGGGTTGTTTTTGAATGCCAGACGGAGCTGATTTCCCTGTTGGAGGGGCTGGACGGGGTTGAGGAAATCGTCCGCGACAGGGAACGATTGCCGGATTTTGATTTTCAGGTTCCGTTGCTCAGTCTGCCGCGTATCATGAAGCATGATACGAAAAGCATTCCCTGTGAGTGTCCATATATAATACCACCGGCACAGGCCGGATTCCCGGTTCATGTGCCGCAGGGGACCAAGCTCAAGGTGGGCATTGCCTGGGCTGGAAAGCCGACCCATAAGAATGACCATAACCGGTCCGTTAGTATCGAAAATTTTTTACCTTTCGCCTGGCTGCCCGGTGTGACCTTGTATTCCCTGCAAAAAGGACCTGAATCGGCACAGCGCGATGAGGCCGGGTGCGGAATGCTGGTTCGCGATCTCGGTAACGGCTGTGATGATTTTGCCGATACCGCCAAAGTCATGGGGCAGCTTGACCTGATCATCACCGTGGATACTTCTGTGGCTCATTTGGCCGGAGCTTTGAATCTCCCGGTCTGGGTTGCCCTTCCTTACAATCCTGACTGGCGCTGGATGCTTAAACGCAACGATTCTCCATGGTATCCGAGTATGACTCTTTTCCGCCAGAAAAAGCCTGGAGATTGGGATCCGGTCTTCAAGAAGATGTTGAATTCCTTGAAATTTAGAATTGAAAGTTAA
- a CDS encoding chemotaxis protein produces MTGSKILLESGTNEVELLELYLDEGSGDTYKRWSFGLNVAKVKKIVREADLKNYSGRKHKGGSSNGISGVDPQSPLVLGMFEFMGSVIPLIDLSGWLHMEPVSKERRMVLVTEFNEVVSAFLVSGVNRIHRISWQELESLQGEMAKYAEGTIIGTVKLTDPDRILQVLDLEQAMEDLNPARDKAVLGEVEESLDCVYQALCADDSRSMRNLVKMSLERGGFEVEAYPNGLEIWKALKEISAKVSKTGLHVSEFVQLVVSDIEMPGMDGHALTKRIKEDPNLRDLTVYLFSSLITEELLHKGDAVGANRQYSKPQIATLVKQAREDLNELYKGCA; encoded by the coding sequence ATGACAGGGAGTAAAATTCTGCTTGAGTCCGGCACAAACGAGGTGGAGCTTCTGGAGTTGTACCTTGATGAGGGCAGCGGTGATACTTATAAACGCTGGTCCTTTGGTCTGAATGTTGCGAAAGTTAAAAAGATTGTCAGGGAAGCTGACCTTAAAAATTATTCCGGTCGCAAGCATAAAGGAGGCTCTTCAAACGGGATTTCCGGTGTTGATCCTCAGAGTCCGTTGGTGCTGGGGATGTTCGAATTTATGGGGTCCGTTATTCCGCTCATAGACCTCAGCGGCTGGTTGCACATGGAGCCCGTATCCAAAGAGCGGCGCATGGTGCTGGTTACTGAATTCAATGAAGTAGTAAGTGCTTTCCTTGTTTCCGGGGTTAACCGAATCCACAGGATCAGTTGGCAGGAGCTCGAGTCCTTACAGGGGGAGATGGCCAAGTATGCTGAAGGAACTATTATCGGAACAGTTAAGTTGACTGATCCTGACCGTATCCTGCAGGTGCTTGATCTTGAACAGGCCATGGAAGACCTTAATCCTGCCCGCGACAAAGCCGTTCTCGGAGAGGTTGAAGAGTCTTTAGACTGCGTATATCAGGCTCTTTGTGCCGATGATTCCCGTTCAATGCGTAATCTGGTTAAAATGTCATTAGAGCGGGGCGGGTTTGAGGTTGAAGCCTATCCTAACGGCCTTGAAATATGGAAAGCCCTTAAAGAAATTTCAGCAAAAGTCAGCAAGACCGGACTGCATGTTTCCGAGTTTGTCCAACTGGTTGTCTCGGATATTGAGATGCCGGGAATGGATGGGCATGCCTTGACCAAACGCATCAAGGAAGACCCGAACCTGCGGGATCTCACGGTATATCTTTTTTCATCCCTGATCACAGAGGAGCTCTTGCATAAAGGTGATGCTGTGGGGGCCAACCGGCAGTATTCCAAGCCGCAGATCGCAACATTGGTCAAGCAGGCCAGAGAGGATCTGAATGAGCTTTATAAGGGATGTGCTTAA
- a CDS encoding Crp/Fnr family transcriptional regulator, whose amino-acid sequence MKKTHNLDKISLFAGLSGEQLNKIEEIIVSRQLKKGEQIFSAGSDAAGFYSVESGKVKIYRESLAGKEQIIHIFGAGEIFGEVPVFQGACYPASAVTLTKSTLLYFPRDRFEKVIREDPDLAMSMLALLSGRLRQLVNQVAALSLSEVPARLASYLLLLKSTQNSSRLELDLPKGLIASYLGTIQETLSRVFKKMSEQELIKVEGKTIEIIDEAALELLASGEEQL is encoded by the coding sequence ATGAAAAAGACACATAATCTGGACAAAATCAGCCTTTTCGCAGGCCTAAGCGGAGAGCAACTAAATAAAATCGAAGAAATCATCGTTTCAAGGCAGTTAAAAAAAGGGGAACAGATTTTCTCAGCCGGAAGTGATGCTGCAGGATTTTATTCTGTTGAATCCGGAAAAGTAAAAATCTACCGTGAATCATTGGCCGGAAAGGAGCAGATCATCCACATCTTCGGAGCCGGGGAAATTTTCGGGGAAGTTCCTGTTTTCCAAGGAGCCTGCTATCCTGCCAGTGCAGTGACCCTTACCAAGTCCACCCTGCTCTATTTCCCGCGTGACCGCTTTGAAAAAGTTATCCGCGAGGACCCGGACCTTGCCATGTCCATGCTGGCCCTGCTTTCCGGCAGGTTGCGTCAGTTGGTGAATCAGGTGGCAGCCCTGAGCTTGAGCGAAGTTCCTGCCCGGCTGGCCAGCTACCTGCTCCTGCTCAAATCCACCCAGAATTCCAGCAGGCTGGAACTGGATCTGCCTAAAGGGCTTATCGCCTCATATCTGGGCACAATTCAAGAAACCCTTTCCCGCGTTTTCAAAAAAATGAGCGAGCAGGAACTAATCAAAGTAGAGGGTAAAACCATTGAAATAATTGACGAGGCGGCACTGGAACTTCTCGCCAGCGGGGAAGAACAACTTTAA
- a CDS encoding 4Fe-4S binding protein, translating to MDNMSTINVCRGTGEGGCRFALFIDEGFAGRIEERINDSGWPEFLQQRFGDNINRHKMVSVSGAACPNGCSRPHIADIGLIRACVPVIDHESCIGCEECVRQCPDEAMAMIDGKVLITREKCLVCGLCTNVCPTEVISCSRSGWRFLVGGRLGRHPRLGIELPGVYTSDEVLDLISRCMKIWMDNYVDGKRFGWIMERVGHDKLLLE from the coding sequence ATGGATAATATGTCTACAATTAATGTCTGTCGTGGAACGGGTGAGGGGGGATGCCGCTTTGCCCTGTTCATCGATGAAGGCTTTGCCGGACGCATTGAAGAGAGAATCAATGACAGCGGTTGGCCTGAATTCCTGCAGCAGCGGTTCGGTGACAATATAAACCGGCATAAGATGGTTTCAGTCAGCGGAGCTGCTTGTCCCAACGGCTGTTCAAGGCCGCATATTGCCGACATCGGTTTGATCCGGGCCTGTGTTCCGGTTATTGATCATGAGTCATGCATCGGTTGTGAAGAATGTGTTCGCCAGTGTCCGGATGAGGCCATGGCGATGATTGACGGCAAGGTTTTAATCACTCGCGAGAAATGCCTTGTCTGCGGTCTGTGTACCAATGTCTGTCCTACGGAAGTGATTTCCTGCTCCCGGAGCGGATGGCGGTTTCTTGTTGGCGGCAGATTGGGCAGGCATCCCCGGTTAGGAATTGAATTGCCCGGTGTGTATACCAGCGATGAAGTTCTGGACCTGATCTCCAGATGTATGAAAATCTGGATGGATAATTACGTGGATGGAAAACGTTTCGGTTGGATTATGGAACGGGTCGGGCACGATAAACTCCTGCTGGAGTAA
- a CDS encoding 4Fe-4S binding protein has translation MILIFLSYLLLAAHALRGGDVGLAVFMIGTAGLAFSRERWAGNVCGALLGLASLLWLEKGAELINLRIFTGGDWIRLAVIMGALFAISVFSAAYCFSPAGRERFCRGKEQGWFRASIFLLSALLLEITRSKVFFPILLADRFFPGWGRAEIFLLAFYASWLGGRMFSPEGAKVMRPRIWALFSLVFFGQLVLGVSGVEQFLMTGKLHLPIPALIAAGPVYRGSVFFMPILFTVSVLLVGPAWCSHLCYIGAWDDQCSRVSRNRPSRKFKSRLIWLRLVLLVLVVGSAWAMRIVGISFVVAVWAAAVFGLIGIAVMLLFSRRMGLMVHCTAFCPMGIVSNLLGRLSPWRMKISSDCCKCMKCSKACRYGALQLRDIEAGRPGISCTLCGDCLPECASASIGYRLPFLSPQTARKFFLELVISLHVLFLGVARM, from the coding sequence TTGATACTTATTTTCCTCTCATACCTCTTGCTTGCGGCCCATGCCTTGCGTGGTGGCGATGTTGGACTGGCTGTTTTTATGATCGGAACTGCCGGGCTGGCATTCAGCCGGGAACGCTGGGCCGGAAATGTTTGCGGAGCGTTGCTCGGTTTGGCTTCCTTGCTCTGGCTGGAGAAAGGGGCTGAGCTGATAAATTTACGTATTTTTACTGGGGGAGACTGGATTCGGCTTGCCGTGATTATGGGGGCGCTTTTTGCCATTTCGGTGTTTTCCGCCGCCTATTGTTTCTCGCCTGCCGGACGGGAACGCTTCTGCCGGGGCAAAGAGCAGGGCTGGTTCAGAGCATCCATTTTCCTGCTCAGCGCATTATTGCTTGAAATTACCCGCAGCAAAGTATTTTTTCCCATTCTGCTTGCCGACCGCTTTTTTCCCGGCTGGGGCAGGGCGGAGATATTCCTGCTGGCTTTTTATGCTTCATGGCTCGGGGGGCGGATGTTCAGTCCCGAGGGAGCAAAAGTCATGCGTCCCCGCATATGGGCCTTGTTCTCGCTGGTCTTTTTCGGGCAGCTTGTTTTGGGCGTTAGCGGAGTGGAGCAATTCCTCATGACCGGAAAGCTGCATCTGCCCATTCCTGCACTCATTGCCGCTGGACCGGTGTATCGCGGTTCGGTTTTTTTTATGCCGATATTGTTTACTGTTTCAGTACTGCTGGTCGGTCCGGCATGGTGCAGCCATCTTTGTTATATCGGAGCTTGGGATGACCAGTGCAGCCGCGTGAGCCGGAACCGTCCCTCCCGGAAATTCAAGTCCCGGTTGATTTGGCTGCGGCTGGTGTTGCTGGTGTTAGTGGTCGGCAGTGCATGGGCTATGCGCATAGTTGGGATTTCATTTGTGGTTGCGGTCTGGGCTGCAGCTGTGTTCGGTTTGATCGGTATAGCCGTAATGCTTCTGTTTTCCCGGCGCATGGGGCTGATGGTGCATTGTACAGCCTTTTGTCCTATGGGAATAGTATCCAATCTGTTGGGCCGTCTATCTCCATGGAGGATGAAAATTTCAAGTGATTGCTGTAAATGTATGAAATGCAGCAAAGCCTGTCGCTATGGAGCTCTTCAGCTTAGAGATATCGAAGCCGGACGTCCGGGGATTTCCTGCACTCTTTGCGGGGATTGTTTGCCAGAATGTGCATCTGCAAGCATCGGATATCGGCTTCCTTTCCTGTCTCCACAAACGGCCCGTAAATTTTTTCTTGAGTTGGTAATTTCTTTACACGTCCTGTTTCTGGGTGTGGCCCGTATGTGA
- a CDS encoding ferredoxin, whose protein sequence is MGRTVTVDVDVCIGCEACVEECPDVFTMGPGDLAQVTNPDGADEKCIESAMEMCPVNCITWEE, encoded by the coding sequence ATGGGGCGAACTGTAACTGTTGATGTTGACGTTTGTATAGGGTGTGAGGCCTGTGTTGAGGAATGTCCTGATGTATTTACCATGGGACCCGGAGATTTGGCTCAGGTCACGAATCCCGACGGTGCTGATGAGAAGTGTATTGAGTCGGCAATGGAAATGTGTCCGGTAAACTGTATTACCTGGGAAGAATAG